Within the Candidatus Latescibacterota bacterium genome, the region CAACAAGCAATATACGCTTGAACATCTTCCCCGGGAGTTCGTAGGAATCCTTTCCTACCTGGACTTTCATCTACATCACCCGCTTTCGTTACAATTCCGTCGGCATACAACCTCAGCAGCCGACCTTTCTTTACATACCATACATTCTCAGGCAATATTTATTCACTCGCCGGTTTTGACGGTAATTCAGTTTGGCCGGATGAGTCAACAGGTTTCTGGGAACTCAGACCTGCCTGTACTGGTACCTCGCACGGCATGTTCCCTCGCTCGACACCATGCAGGGGCCTACAGGCATCCTCGGCGTGCATCCTGTCCCGAACAAAGGGCAATCTTCCGATTCGGCCTCACCGAGTATAACCTTGTGGCATATGCACCCGGGCATGACATCCACCGCGTTCGGGTCGGGACTGAGATTCATTTTCTCTACGGCATCGAACCGGGAGTACTCTTCCCTCAACCTCAGGCCCGATCCAGGTATTGTACCAATGCCTCTCCAATTCGAATCAGAGACTGTAAATACACTTTCTATCAACTCCCTGGCTTTTCGGTTGCCTTCCTCTGTGACCACTCTCCTGTATAGATTCGCCGTCTTGAAAGGTGGCCCGGCTTCGACCATCCTGGCCAACTCCAGTATCCCCTGCAGCATATCGACAGGCTCGAATCCGGATATTACTCCGGGAATACCTGCATCCTCGAGGAAAGAATATCCCTCCCTGCCGAGCACGATACTGACGTGACCTGGAAGAATAAAGCCATCCAGTGCTCCCTCAGATCTTTCCAGAAGAAACTCCAGTGCTGGAGGAACGAGCCTGAGCGATGTGATCACCGAGAAATTCGGCACAGAAACAGTACGTAGCGCAGCGGCTATCGGAGCTATCGTAGTCTCGAACCCGACAGCCATAAAGACCACTTCTTTGTCCGGATCTTCCATAGCGATAGATAATGCGTCCAGGGGAGAATATACGACCCTCACATCTGCGCCCCGCGCTTTGAGAAGTTCCAGTGTCGTTTCCCCTGAGGGAACCCTGAACATATCACCGAATGTCGCAAGAGTCACATCAGGGAGACTCGCTGCCTGAACAGCCAGCGAGATATCAGAAGCTGGACACACACATACCGGACATCCGGGACCGGCGACAAGCCTCAATCCAGTCGGCAGCATGGACCTTATTCCAGCTTTGGCCAGAGAATGTTCATGGGTACCGCAGACATGCATCAGAGTCAGAGGTCTGGTCGGCTTGAGCGAGATCAGGCTTTCGGCCATCGGGCCCGCTATGACCGGATCGTGGAAAGAGTCGAAGAAGTTTTCATCCATCATGATCCGCTCCCGCTCTCCGGGTCGTGTGTCATCCCAGCCCTGTATACCTGTTTGATCAGCTCCAGCGTCTCAAGAGCTTCCGTTTTATCCAGTTTCTCTATCGCGTATCCTGTATGTATCAGGACATAATCTCCCATCTCCGCACTGTCGATCAGATCAAGACGAACCTCTTTTCTGATCCCTCCGGCCTCTACGACCGCCTTGTCACCTTCCATTTCCATAATTCGCATGGGGATGGCCAGACACATGTTTAACTCATCCTTTCTTCACACAGGCGGACCATCCAGTCGACCCAGTCCTGTATCCCCTGTCCCGTTCTGCAGGAGATCTCGATAATATCAATCGATGGATTTATGTCCCTCGCCTCATCCTTCGCCTTCTCGATATCGAAATCCACGTAGGGAGCAAGGTCGATCTTGTTCATTATAAGCAGGTCGGATTCGTGAAACATCAAAGGATATTTCTTCGGCTTGTCGTCACCTTCTGTAATACTTAGAAGCATCACCTTCGCATCCACTCCTATATCGAATTCTGCGGGACAGACCAGGTTTCCGACATTTTCGACAAGAAGCATATCGATATTGTCAAGATCGAGCTGATGTAGCGCGGAATGGACCATGGATGCGTCAAGATGACACACCCCCCCAGTCTCGATCTGGTAGACATCGATATCAAGCGCAGCAATGCGCTCCGCGTCACGGCTCGTCTGCAGATCTCCCTCTATGACCGCAACCCTGTACTTCTCTATAAGCCCGGGGATGGAAGCGACGAGCAGAGATGTCTTCCCTGCGCCGGGTGCGCTCATAATGTTGACCGACACGACGCCGTGTTTCTTCAACATGGTCGAATTCTCTGCCGCGATCTCCCTGTTCCTCTCCCTGAGGTCGTCACCCATATTTATCTGGTGCATCATCATCCCCCTGTGTTTTCCACCTTATCACGGCTTTCCGGATTATCCGATTCATCATCTACCAGAATATAATCTATCTCCATCTCTCTCCCCGATGTGATCTCTATGCTAGTCCCGCCGCACTCAGGGCATCTCAAAGTAAAATCTTCCGGATTGAAATCGCTACCGCAATCCTGGCAATGAACGTTGAATGGAATATCTTCAATTACGAGAATTGCGTTCTCGGCAATCGTTCCCTTCACGAGGATATCGAAAGAGAAATTCAGAGAGTCCCTGTTTACTCCAGCCATCTTCCCGATTCGGAGATGTATCTCCGTGACAGGACCATCTCCCTGTTTCGATGCCGCGACTCCGACCATCCTGAGAAGATTCTGCATGAGTGAGACTTCATGCATTCCCTGATCTCCTCCCGGCAAGATCGATCGAGA harbors:
- the hypD gene encoding hydrogenase formation protein HypD → MMDENFFDSFHDPVIAGPMAESLISLKPTRPLTLMHVCGTHEHSLAKAGIRSMLPTGLRLVAGPGCPVCVCPASDISLAVQAASLPDVTLATFGDMFRVPSGETTLELLKARGADVRVVYSPLDALSIAMEDPDKEVVFMAVGFETTIAPIAAALRTVSVPNFSVITSLRLVPPALEFLLERSEGALDGFILPGHVSIVLGREGYSFLEDAGIPGVISGFEPVDMLQGILELARMVEAGPPFKTANLYRRVVTEEGNRKARELIESVFTVSDSNWRGIGTIPGSGLRLREEYSRFDAVEKMNLSPDPNAVDVMPGCICHKVILGEAESEDCPLFGTGCTPRMPVGPCMVSSEGTCRARYQYRQV
- a CDS encoding HypC/HybG/HupF family hydrogenase formation chaperone, with the translated sequence MCLAIPMRIMEMEGDKAVVEAGGIRKEVRLDLIDSAEMGDYVLIHTGYAIEKLDKTEALETLELIKQVYRAGMTHDPESGSGS
- the hypA gene encoding hydrogenase maturation nickel metallochaperone HypA, producing MHEVSLMQNLLRMVGVAASKQGDGPVTEIHLRIGKMAGVNRDSLNFSFDILVKGTIAENAILVIEDIPFNVHCQDCGSDFNPEDFTLRCPECGGTSIEITSGREMEIDYILVDDESDNPESRDKVENTGG
- the hypB gene encoding hydrogenase nickel incorporation protein HypB, which gives rise to MMMHQINMGDDLRERNREIAAENSTMLKKHGVVSVNIMSAPGAGKTSLLVASIPGLIEKYRVAVIEGDLQTSRDAERIAALDIDVYQIETGGVCHLDASMVHSALHQLDLDNIDMLLVENVGNLVCPAEFDIGVDAKVMLLSITEGDDKPKKYPLMFHESDLLIMNKIDLAPYVDFDIEKAKDEARDINPSIDIIEISCRTGQGIQDWVDWMVRLCEERMS